The Salmo trutta chromosome 6, fSalTru1.1, whole genome shotgun sequence genome has a window encoding:
- the LOC115196478 gene encoding protein boule-like isoform X2 encodes MENEIALISICTQTSTPSPPPTPASQDLSNNTSPSHHAPRFGTIIPNRIFVGGIDFKTNESDLRRFFSQHGEVKEVKIVIDRAGVSKGYGFVTFETQEDTERILHDADRLCFRDKRLNIGQAVRKQQVGGHPNSFSLSSHTPAMMPTPCGTMYLTTSTGYPYTYHNGVAYFHTPEMSPSTPYHWPSRSVPGSPVMLTHQPPPIYQQPAYHHYQAPTQCHPSHLQWNVPQSPVPSSPVLYMQPSELLYQPMEQPSDGGCVQPAMPLIEAPIPEQFIDHMVQPAYNHTLSYYPQSPGGMTPVMIQQEPGKEQKFHAMRRGYPSSPVTLKPRYGRNPHYAHLRKEYRPEITTDPSPLPATEPLK; translated from the exons ATGGAGAACGAAATAGCT CTAATCTCAATCTGCACGCAGACCagcactccctctcctcctcctactccagCGTCTCAAGACCTCAGCAACAAcacctctccctctcaccatgCCCCCCGTTTTGGCACCATCATCCCTAACCGCATCTTTGTGGGAGGCATTGATTTCAAG ACCAATGAGAGCGACCTGAGACGCTTCTTCTCCCAGCATGGAGAAGTGAAGGAGGTGAAGATAGTGATTGACCGTGCTGGGGTGTCAAAAGG ATATGGCTTTGTTACCTTTGAGACGCAGGAGGATACAGAGAGAATCCTTCATGAT GCTGACAGACTGTGCTTCCGGGACAAGAGGCTCAACATCGGCCAGGCCGTCCGCAAGCAACAAGTGGGAGGTCACC CAAACAGCTTCTCTCTGTCCAGCCATACTCCTGCCATGATGCCCACCCCCTGTGGAACCATGTACCTCACCACCTCTACGGGGTACCCCTACACCTACCACAACGGAGTGGCTTACTTCCACACCCCAGAGATGAGCCCCTCCACCCCCTACCACTGGCCT TCCCGCTCAGTGCCTGGCTCTCCAGTCATGCTGACCCACCAGCCTCCACCTATCTACCAGCAGCCGGCCTACCATCACTACCAG GCCCCTACACAGTGTCACCCTAGTCACCTGCAATGGAACGTTCCTCAG tctccaGTGCCCTCCAGCCCAGTGTTGTACATGCAGCCCTCTGAGCTCCTGTACCAGCCCATGGAGCAGCCCAGCGACGGGGGCTGTGTCCAGCCTGCCATGCCCCTCATAGAGGCCCCCATCCCAGAG CAGTTCATCGACCACATGGTGCAACCAGCCTACAATCACACGTTATCATACTACCCACAAAGTCCAGGGGGGATGACACCTGTCATGATACAGCAAGAACCAGGAAAG GAACAGAAGTTCCACGCCATGAGGCGAGGTTACCCCTCCTCGCCGGTCACCCTGAAGCCCAGGTACGGCCGCAACCCGCACTACGCCCACCTGCGCAAGGAGTACCGCCCAGAAATCACCACTGACCCCTCCCCTCTGCCCGCCACCGAACCACTCAAGTAG
- the LOC115196478 gene encoding protein boule-like isoform X1 has translation MENEIALISICTQTSTPSPPPTPASQDLSNNTSPSHHAPRFGTIIPNRIFVGGIDFKTNESDLRRFFSQHGEVKEVKIVIDRAGVSKGYGFVTFETQEDTERILHDADRLCFRDKRLNIGQAVRKQQVGGHPNSFSLSSHTPAMMPTPCGTMYLTTSTGYPYTYHNGVAYFHTPEMSPSTPYHWPSRSVPGSPVMLTHQPPPIYQQPAYHHYQAPTQCHPSHLQWNVPQSPVPSSPVLYMQPSELLYQPMEQPSDGGCVQPAMPLIEAPIPEQQFIDHMVQPAYNHTLSYYPQSPGGMTPVMIQQEPGKEQKFHAMRRGYPSSPVTLKPRYGRNPHYAHLRKEYRPEITTDPSPLPATEPLK, from the exons ATGGAGAACGAAATAGCT CTAATCTCAATCTGCACGCAGACCagcactccctctcctcctcctactccagCGTCTCAAGACCTCAGCAACAAcacctctccctctcaccatgCCCCCCGTTTTGGCACCATCATCCCTAACCGCATCTTTGTGGGAGGCATTGATTTCAAG ACCAATGAGAGCGACCTGAGACGCTTCTTCTCCCAGCATGGAGAAGTGAAGGAGGTGAAGATAGTGATTGACCGTGCTGGGGTGTCAAAAGG ATATGGCTTTGTTACCTTTGAGACGCAGGAGGATACAGAGAGAATCCTTCATGAT GCTGACAGACTGTGCTTCCGGGACAAGAGGCTCAACATCGGCCAGGCCGTCCGCAAGCAACAAGTGGGAGGTCACC CAAACAGCTTCTCTCTGTCCAGCCATACTCCTGCCATGATGCCCACCCCCTGTGGAACCATGTACCTCACCACCTCTACGGGGTACCCCTACACCTACCACAACGGAGTGGCTTACTTCCACACCCCAGAGATGAGCCCCTCCACCCCCTACCACTGGCCT TCCCGCTCAGTGCCTGGCTCTCCAGTCATGCTGACCCACCAGCCTCCACCTATCTACCAGCAGCCGGCCTACCATCACTACCAG GCCCCTACACAGTGTCACCCTAGTCACCTGCAATGGAACGTTCCTCAG tctccaGTGCCCTCCAGCCCAGTGTTGTACATGCAGCCCTCTGAGCTCCTGTACCAGCCCATGGAGCAGCCCAGCGACGGGGGCTGTGTCCAGCCTGCCATGCCCCTCATAGAGGCCCCCATCCCAGAG CAGCAGTTCATCGACCACATGGTGCAACCAGCCTACAATCACACGTTATCATACTACCCACAAAGTCCAGGGGGGATGACACCTGTCATGATACAGCAAGAACCAGGAAAG GAACAGAAGTTCCACGCCATGAGGCGAGGTTACCCCTCCTCGCCGGTCACCCTGAAGCCCAGGTACGGCCGCAACCCGCACTACGCCCACCTGCGCAAGGAGTACCGCCCAGAAATCACCACTGACCCCTCCCCTCTGCCCGCCACCGAACCACTCAAGTAG
- the LOC115196478 gene encoding protein boule-like isoform X3, whose protein sequence is MENEIATSTPSPPPTPASQDLSNNTSPSHHAPRFGTIIPNRIFVGGIDFKTNESDLRRFFSQHGEVKEVKIVIDRAGVSKGYGFVTFETQEDTERILHDADRLCFRDKRLNIGQAVRKQQVGGHPNSFSLSSHTPAMMPTPCGTMYLTTSTGYPYTYHNGVAYFHTPEMSPSTPYHWPSRSVPGSPVMLTHQPPPIYQQPAYHHYQAPTQCHPSHLQWNVPQSPVPSSPVLYMQPSELLYQPMEQPSDGGCVQPAMPLIEAPIPEQQFIDHMVQPAYNHTLSYYPQSPGGMTPVMIQQEPGKEQKFHAMRRGYPSSPVTLKPRYGRNPHYAHLRKEYRPEITTDPSPLPATEPLK, encoded by the exons ATGGAGAACGAAATAGCT ACCagcactccctctcctcctcctactccagCGTCTCAAGACCTCAGCAACAAcacctctccctctcaccatgCCCCCCGTTTTGGCACCATCATCCCTAACCGCATCTTTGTGGGAGGCATTGATTTCAAG ACCAATGAGAGCGACCTGAGACGCTTCTTCTCCCAGCATGGAGAAGTGAAGGAGGTGAAGATAGTGATTGACCGTGCTGGGGTGTCAAAAGG ATATGGCTTTGTTACCTTTGAGACGCAGGAGGATACAGAGAGAATCCTTCATGAT GCTGACAGACTGTGCTTCCGGGACAAGAGGCTCAACATCGGCCAGGCCGTCCGCAAGCAACAAGTGGGAGGTCACC CAAACAGCTTCTCTCTGTCCAGCCATACTCCTGCCATGATGCCCACCCCCTGTGGAACCATGTACCTCACCACCTCTACGGGGTACCCCTACACCTACCACAACGGAGTGGCTTACTTCCACACCCCAGAGATGAGCCCCTCCACCCCCTACCACTGGCCT TCCCGCTCAGTGCCTGGCTCTCCAGTCATGCTGACCCACCAGCCTCCACCTATCTACCAGCAGCCGGCCTACCATCACTACCAG GCCCCTACACAGTGTCACCCTAGTCACCTGCAATGGAACGTTCCTCAG tctccaGTGCCCTCCAGCCCAGTGTTGTACATGCAGCCCTCTGAGCTCCTGTACCAGCCCATGGAGCAGCCCAGCGACGGGGGCTGTGTCCAGCCTGCCATGCCCCTCATAGAGGCCCCCATCCCAGAG CAGCAGTTCATCGACCACATGGTGCAACCAGCCTACAATCACACGTTATCATACTACCCACAAAGTCCAGGGGGGATGACACCTGTCATGATACAGCAAGAACCAGGAAAG GAACAGAAGTTCCACGCCATGAGGCGAGGTTACCCCTCCTCGCCGGTCACCCTGAAGCCCAGGTACGGCCGCAACCCGCACTACGCCCACCTGCGCAAGGAGTACCGCCCAGAAATCACCACTGACCCCTCCCCTCTGCCCGCCACCGAACCACTCAAGTAG